TATGACAAGTTCTTCTTTTTTTATTTCATAGGCGCCCCGGGGCCGGGTAGGAAAGGGAAGATCCCTCGTCTCCTCTTTCTCTCGGGGAAGGGAAGCATATACTTCGATGCTCCGGCCATCCCGGCTAGCAAGCACGAGATGGTAGCGCTTAGTGATACCGGGGAACCCCACTTTTTTTATTTTCTTTTCATCCGTCCAGGTAAGAACCCATTGAGGTGGATGGGCTTCGTCGGTTTCTTCGGGCAAGATTCTCCAATGTAAAGCGTTGAGTTCTGCCGGCATCCCCCAGGACACCCAGAAGAGACTTACTACACCATAGAAGAAGCCCGCCAGGCCTCCTATTCCTAAAAGGGTTAATACTACCTCATGGCGAACAACACCTATCACCAGGGCCACGCCACTGACAAGGCAAAAGAGCAGGGCCTCGCCTTTAAGGGAAAGATGCGATTGTCCCTTTTTTGGGGCAACGGGAAGGGGGAAATTCGGTGCTCTAGTCTCGGGGAAGCGTGTACGCTCCCGTCCGGCAGCCTCCCCGCCTATCTTCTCTCCTTCTTTCGGGAGAACGTCTTTTTCCTGCCGGCGGAGGCCTTCCGATAAAGGGTCTTTTTTATCACGAGCGGTAGGTACTGAAGAAAATTCAGGAGATATTCGAAAGGGCCACATGTTTTTTCAGGTAGTGATGGGCTAAGTCCTGGATAAGGGGTTCGGCCCTGGCACGGGGATCCCGTAACTGGACGCGATGGGCTAATACCGCGGGAGCAAGGAAGAGGACATCTTCGTCGGTTACATAGTTTCTCCCATGGAGTAAGGCCCGGGCCTTACAGGCCATAAGAAGGTGCAATCCCGCCCGGGGAGAACAGCCCAAATGAATATCGGGATGTTCCCGGGTACTCCGCACAAGATCGGCGATGCTTTCCTTTAGTTCCTGATGGCAATAGAGGTTTGTCACTGCCGCTCGAGCCGCGAGGAGTTCCTCTTTTTGAACCACCGGTTGAATTTCATGGAGCACCGTTTCGGCGGGATTTTCCGAAAGAATTTCCAGTTCCGCATCCCGATCCGGATATCCTACCGAAAGGCGCATCATAAAACGATCCAACTGGGCCACCGGCAGAGGATAGGTTCCTTCAGTTTCCACGGGGTTCTGGGTGGCAATTACCATAAAGGGCTCTGAAAGATGGTGGGTCGTCGTTCCAATGGTTACCTGTTGCTCGGCCATAGCTTCCAGCAGAGCCGATTGAACCTTGGGGGTGGTCCGGTTAATTTCGTCGGCCAGCACAAAATGAGCAAACACGGGCCCCGGTAGAAAACGAAAGGACCGCGTTTCAGGGTCAAACACATCTACCCCCGTAATATCGTAGGGGAGCACATCGGGGGTACACTGGATACGCTTAAAACTAAGGGGTTTCCCCTGTCCATCGGCCACAAGATGGGCCAGGGTCTTTGCCACCGTAGTTTTCCCTACTCCTGGCATGTCTTCAATAAGCACATGGCCCTTTCCCAGAAGACCAGTAATAAGGGCTTCCAGGAAAAGGGCCTTACCCTTTATAACCTGCTCGGCTCCTTTCTTTAAGCGCGGTCCTACACTGTATATATCCATCGTAGTTTGAGCATAGCATCAAGCGGATACACTTTCAATGTAAATAGAGCGATTCCATCGCTTTTATAAGGTTATAGGCCATTTCATTGGCCGGCGTAGGAATATGATACTGACGACCAAGGGCAATCACCGTGCCGGCAAACATTTCCACTTCCGTTTTCCGGCTCGCAAGTACATCCTGACACATGGACGTGTAGTTATCCGGGTGCAAACCGGCCAGTGTTTTTTCCCAGGCGGCCAGATCTTCTTCCCCCAGATTGATATTCAATACCTGCGAAATGGCGATTACCTCCCGCTGCAGGGCCTCCATCACCGCCTTCGCCTCAGGAACCTGCTGGAATACCCGATAAGAGGCCCGTAAAATTGCCGAGGCCTGATTAATCCCCACGTTGATCATAAACTTGAACCAGAGGGACCGGAGCATATTCTCTGGAATAACGTAGGGCACGCCGGCGGCATCAAAAAAGGCCTTTAGCCGGGCGACCCGGGGACTGTAAGAACCCTCTTTATTCAGGGTCTCCCCAAAGTAAATCTTACCGGTGGAAGCAAAACGGGTTTCGTTCCCCAGCCGCACCGCATCGATTCCCAGGATCATCGCATAGGGGGGGATATGGACCCCCTCAGGGGCCCCTGGGCCAGCCCCAAAGGTTTGGCCCAGGATTTCTTCACTCGAAATACCGTTCAAAAGGGAAAGGATCGTCGTTTCGGGCCCCACATGCCCGGCCATTTGCTGGATAGCCTCCTGGAGGTGGTGATACTTTACCGCCACGATCACCAGGTCAAAGAAGGGGCTGGACCGGCTTTCTTCCCTGGGCCCTCCATCACGGAGTGCATGCTGGACCGGCGCCACCACGGGGAAACGGATTTTTTCCCCATTTACCACAAAACCTTCCCGATTATAGCGATCATAACGCTCTCCATCAGCGAGAACCGCTACCGAACCGGGTTTGTTTTTTTCAATTATGGAACCTATGGCAGTTCCAATAGCACCTGCCCCTACAATAAGAACCTTTTCTATGGGTTTCATGGTGGTCCCCCTTCTTTAAACTTACAAAATGATACTCCTCTTGTAGCTACCCATCTTCCAGGATCGCTGCAGAGGGCCCTTTCATTTTTAATTGGGCTAATCAAGAATAGCCCCATTGTACGATGGAGAAAAAAATCCGTAAAGAGCGCCTTTTTGGAAGATAGTCAGTAACCACCTTGTCCCACGTAAGGGAATTAACTACAATTACCCCTGATAGAAAGATGTATGAACATTGTATGCATGCACTCGCAGTAAAAAGGAGTGACCATGGTTT
The DNA window shown above is from Treponema sp. J25 and carries:
- a CDS encoding MoxR family ATPase; amino-acid sequence: MDIYSVGPRLKKGAEQVIKGKALFLEALITGLLGKGHVLIEDMPGVGKTTVAKTLAHLVADGQGKPLSFKRIQCTPDVLPYDITGVDVFDPETRSFRFLPGPVFAHFVLADEINRTTPKVQSALLEAMAEQQVTIGTTTHHLSEPFMVIATQNPVETEGTYPLPVAQLDRFMMRLSVGYPDRDAELEILSENPAETVLHEIQPVVQKEELLAARAAVTNLYCHQELKESIADLVRSTREHPDIHLGCSPRAGLHLLMACKARALLHGRNYVTDEDVLFLAPAVLAHRVQLRDPRARAEPLIQDLAHHYLKKHVALSNIS
- a CDS encoding ketopantoate reductase family protein, producing the protein MKPIEKVLIVGAGAIGTAIGSIIEKNKPGSVAVLADGERYDRYNREGFVVNGEKIRFPVVAPVQHALRDGGPREESRSSPFFDLVIVAVKYHHLQEAIQQMAGHVGPETTILSLLNGISSEEILGQTFGAGPGAPEGVHIPPYAMILGIDAVRLGNETRFASTGKIYFGETLNKEGSYSPRVARLKAFFDAAGVPYVIPENMLRSLWFKFMINVGINQASAILRASYRVFQQVPEAKAVMEALQREVIAISQVLNINLGEEDLAAWEKTLAGLHPDNYTSMCQDVLASRKTEVEMFAGTVIALGRQYHIPTPANEMAYNLIKAMESLYLH